From the Lathyrus oleraceus cultivar Zhongwan6 chromosome 4, CAAS_Psat_ZW6_1.0, whole genome shotgun sequence genome, one window contains:
- the LOC127137734 gene encoding uncharacterized protein LOC127137734 produces MVNRDQDADEVIHRVRRENMMENDLTSMIERIMAQNGLNTGLRQPNYSSPLSKYVLQTELPRGCKIPKFTKFSGDTSESTIEHIARYMTEAGDLANSENLRMKYFPSSLTKNAFTWFTTLPPNSVDAWPQLERLFHEQFCIGQTKISLKELASIKIKFTEPIYDYLNRFCLLKFRCFIIVPEHELVEMAAGGLDYSIRKKLDTHHLRDMAQLADRVRQVERLKSEKARANKNYKKERVAYVEFEDGESEIAEDPYGPEEFEVDLAELKEAPPYACKLLTPSNGRNPVETEKNERFPKKTYTFDVTKCDEIFDLLVKDGQMIVSPNTKIPPLEQRKKRGFCKYHSFLGHKTSQCFLFRDLIQNAIRDDRLKFADKGKNQMKVDTDLINIVETNYVEPVEINMVDVGEVEVVKATGTGGYTLDGK; encoded by the coding sequence ATGGTTAATAGAGACCAGGATGCAGACGAAGTAATTCATAGGGTCAGGCGGGAAAACATGATGGAAAATGACCTAACCAGTATGATAGAGAGAATCATGGCCCAGAATGGTCTGAATACAGGACTTCGACAGCCAAATTATTCTTCTCCTCTATCAAAATATGTCCTGCAAACAGAATTACCAAGGGGTTGTAAAatccctaagttcaccaaattctcagggGATACTAGTGAATCCACTATAGAGCATATAGCCAGATACATGACAGAGGCAGGGGATTTGGCGAATAGTGAGAACTTAAGGATGaaatatttccctagttcttTAACAAAGAACGCCTTCACGTGGTTTACAACTTTGCCACCAAATTCCGTAGATGCTTGGCCCCAGTTAGAAAGATTGTTTCATGAACAATTCTGCATAGGCCAAACTAAGATAAGTCTTAAGGAATTAGCCAGCATCAAAATAAAATTCACCGAACCTATATATGATTATCTGAATAGGTTCTGTTTGTTGAAATTTAGATGCTTTATAATAGTGCCTGAACacgagttggtcgaaatggccgctggAGGTTTGGACTATTCCATCAGAAAAAAGTTAGATACCCATCATCTAAGGGACATGGCCCAATTAGCAGATAGGGTTCGACAGGTCGAACGCTTAAAATCTGAAAAGGCCAGAGCGAATAAGAATTATAAGAAAGAGAGGGTTGCTTATGTCGAATTCGAAGACGGAGAGTCTGAAATTGCTGAAGACCCTTATGGTCCTGAGGAATTCGAAGTAGATTTGGCAGAATTAAAAGAAGCACCACCCTACGCTTGCAAATTACTTACACCTTCGAATGGCAGAAATCCTGTCGAAACTGAAAAGAACGAGAGATTTCCCAAAAAGACTTACACATTTGATGTTACCAAATGTGACGAGATCTTCGATTTATTAGTAAAAGATGGCCAAATGATAGTGTCTCCTAATACCAAGATTCCTCCGTTAGAACAACGAAAGAAAAGAGGCTTTTGTAAATATCACAGTTTTTTAGGCCATAAAACTTCACAAtgctttcttttcagggatcttattCAGAATGCAATCAGAGATGACCGCCTCAAGTTCGCTGACAAAGGGAAAAACCAGATGAAAGTTGATACTGATCTCATTAACATTGTTGAGACAAACTATGTTGAACCTGTCGAAATCAACATGGTTGACGTAGGGGAAGTGGAGGTTGTAAAAGCAACAGGAACCGGAGGCTACACGCTGGATGGAAAGTAG
- the LOC127075709 gene encoding histone H4, whose amino-acid sequence MSGRGKGGKGLGKGGAKRHRKVLRDNIQGITKPAIRRLARRGGVKRISGLIYEETRGVLKIFLENVIRDAVTYTEHARRKTVTAMDVVYALKRQGRTLYGFGG is encoded by the coding sequence ATGTCAGGTCGTGGTAAGGGTGGTAAGGGACTAGGAAAGGGAGGTGCAAAGAGGCACAGGAAGGTGTTGCGAGACAACATCCAAGGTATCACAAAGCCAGCTATTCGTAGATTGGCGAGAAGAGGAGGTGTGAAGAGAATCAGCGGTTTGATCTATGAAGAAACAAGAGGAGTTTTGAAGATCTTTTTGGAGAATGTGATTCGTGATGCCGTTACATATACCGAACACGCTAGGAGGAAGACGGTTACAGCTATGGATGTTGTTTATGCTCTCAAGAGGCAGGGAAGAACCTTGTACGGTTTTGGAGGTtaa
- the LOC127075710 gene encoding histone H4, with translation MSGRGKGGKGLGKGGAKRHRKVLRDNIQGITKPAIRRLARRGGVKRISGLIYEETRGVLKIFLENVIRDAVTYTEHARRKTVTAMDVVYALKRQGRTLYGFGG, from the coding sequence ATGTCAGGTCGTGGTAAGGGAGGTAAGGGACTTGGAAAGGGAGGTGCAAAGAGGCACAGGAAGGTGTTGCGAGACAACATTCAAGGTATCACAAAGCCAGCTATTCGTAGATTGGCGAGAAGAGGAGGTGTGAAGAGAATCAGCGGTTTGATCTATGAAGAAACCAGAGGTGTCTTGAAGATCTTTTTGGAGAATGTGATTCGTGATGCTGTTACATATACCGAACACGCTAGGAGGAAGACGGTTACAGCTATGGATGTTGTTTACGCTCTCAAGAGGCAGGGAAGAACCTTGTACGGTTTCGGAGGTTGA